In Enterobacter sp. 638, a single window of DNA contains:
- a CDS encoding helix-turn-helix transcriptional regulator, producing MNLASSSYPSNKRLFCVEDFIGFGERYGIDYHFPRLNEATGHNSPVLHGDVEEMTLSSGISLTHSDVRVLQPYETTSRHSSPLYMLVVLEGCVTLTLNGEEYQVRSGMAFSSRLSEQQVMSARHDADSTLKTLSFGVYPNDAERESLLESLLQEWQCLHAPTFVWQVPGFVLMGIQHAQQQGLSALSRKLLLEGLMYQLLGHGLHQRQQQVSCRALPMGGERARLEHIRQMLEQSPEQEFTLAHLAAQAAMSPSSLRSKFRQAYGCTVFDYLRDCRLELARRYLLEGHSVQQAAWMSGYQHATNFSTAFRRRYGISPGDLRQRG from the coding sequence ATGAATCTTGCCTCGTCCTCATATCCGTCCAATAAACGCTTGTTTTGCGTGGAAGACTTTATTGGTTTTGGCGAGCGCTACGGCATTGATTATCACTTTCCGCGCCTCAACGAGGCGACCGGCCATAACAGCCCGGTGCTGCATGGCGACGTCGAAGAGATGACCCTTTCCTCCGGTATTTCGTTAACCCATTCCGATGTGCGCGTGCTTCAGCCCTATGAAACCACCTCCCGCCACAGCAGCCCGCTGTATATGCTGGTGGTGCTGGAAGGGTGCGTGACGTTGACGCTGAACGGTGAAGAATATCAGGTGCGATCCGGGATGGCGTTCAGTTCACGTTTGAGCGAGCAGCAGGTGATGAGTGCGCGCCACGACGCCGATAGCACGTTGAAAACGCTCTCTTTTGGCGTCTATCCAAACGATGCTGAGCGCGAGAGTTTGCTGGAATCGCTGCTTCAGGAATGGCAGTGTCTGCACGCGCCGACGTTTGTCTGGCAGGTTCCGGGCTTTGTGCTGATGGGGATTCAGCATGCGCAGCAGCAGGGTTTAAGTGCGCTATCGCGCAAGCTGCTGCTGGAAGGGCTGATGTATCAGTTGCTCGGTCACGGTTTGCACCAGCGCCAGCAGCAGGTGAGCTGTCGTGCATTGCCGATGGGCGGTGAACGTGCGCGTCTGGAACATATCCGGCAGATGCTGGAACAGTCACCGGAACAGGAATTCACGCTCGCGCATCTGGCGGCTCAGGCGGCGATGAGCCCAAGCAGCCTACGCAGTAAATTCCGCCAGGCATATGGCTGCACGGTATTTGATTATCTGCGCGATTGCCGTCTTGAACTGGCGCGCCGTTATCTGCTGGAAGGCCACAGCGTTCAGCAGGCGGCGTGGATGTCCGGCTATCAGCACGCGACCAATTTCTCCACGGCGTTTCGTCGTCGTTACGGCATCTCCCCCGGCGATCTTCGCCAGCGCGGCTAA
- the foxA gene encoding ferrioxamine B receptor FoxA, translating into MPLEIFMFAHSRLALLIGCVTGSVAFPLLAQDAQKTETVVVTSQMQSGATKLETPDIETPQAVSIITREQFEEQGATSVRQAVSYTPGVYSNQIGASNRFDYIVLRGFSDGSLDNIYLDGLKMMGDTNSHSSLVVDPWFLENIEVVRGPASVLYGRSSPGGIVALTSRKPSFDPGGEIKLFAGNNNQRGAMFDVTGPLDDNDRVAVRLSGMTRYADSQFDPLKEERYALMPSLTWRITDNTRLDLMAYLHRDPEGGSHSGLPYDGTVASHNGKKISNTFFEGEDDYDKYDRRENMVGYNIEHMFDNGWSVRQKLRYLHTKVELNQVYAAGWLNDTELNRGYSGSGEKMDAITLDNQVDGSFDTWAVNHRVLIGMDYQDRSNNTTGYYGGFPAIDAFHPVYGANPDYITMYGQEKHKLRQTGYYLQDQMSIDRWRLTLGGRYDQVSVSNIDKLNNTRSDLDKNNFSSRAALLYLFDNGVAPYISYSTAFTPTSFADENGQILDPMKGKQWEAGVKYEPEGMNSQFSASVFRINQKNIATKEEPTDPYRSIGEIESEGVELEAIGQLTDSLRMQAAYTYTDIRYKKSSPEEEGKRAVYAPRNMASAWLSYDVKTGPLDGLTIGSGVRYVNGVTSDRQNTHTLPSYTLVDMAVGYDLSKVGLTGVSAQLNVNNLTDESYVAACNSLSYCYFGAERSIVGSVSWKF; encoded by the coding sequence ATGCCTTTGGAGATTTTCATGTTCGCTCATTCACGGCTGGCTTTGCTGATAGGTTGCGTTACCGGGAGCGTCGCGTTCCCTTTGCTGGCGCAGGATGCGCAAAAAACCGAAACCGTTGTAGTCACTTCGCAAATGCAAAGTGGCGCGACCAAACTCGAAACGCCCGATATCGAAACCCCGCAGGCGGTGTCGATTATCACGCGCGAGCAGTTCGAAGAGCAGGGCGCAACCAGCGTGCGTCAGGCGGTGAGCTATACGCCGGGCGTTTACAGCAATCAGATTGGCGCATCGAATCGTTTTGATTACATCGTCCTGCGCGGTTTTTCCGACGGTAGCCTCGATAATATCTATCTCGACGGCCTGAAAATGATGGGCGACACCAACTCCCACAGCTCGCTGGTAGTTGACCCATGGTTCCTGGAAAATATTGAAGTGGTGCGCGGTCCGGCTTCTGTGCTGTATGGCCGTTCATCGCCGGGCGGCATCGTGGCGCTCACCTCACGCAAACCGTCGTTTGATCCGGGCGGCGAGATCAAACTGTTCGCCGGGAATAACAACCAGCGCGGCGCGATGTTCGACGTTACCGGCCCGCTGGACGATAACGACCGCGTGGCAGTGCGCCTGAGCGGCATGACGCGTTACGCCGATTCGCAGTTCGATCCGCTGAAAGAAGAACGCTACGCGCTGATGCCAAGCCTCACCTGGCGCATCACCGATAACACACGTCTGGATCTGATGGCCTATTTGCACCGCGATCCTGAAGGCGGCAGCCACTCCGGTTTACCGTATGACGGCACGGTTGCTTCCCATAACGGTAAGAAAATTTCTAATACGTTCTTTGAAGGTGAGGACGATTACGACAAATACGATCGCCGCGAGAACATGGTGGGCTACAACATTGAACACATGTTCGATAACGGCTGGTCTGTGCGTCAGAAACTGCGCTATCTGCACACCAAAGTTGAGCTGAATCAGGTGTATGCCGCGGGTTGGCTGAATGACACTGAGCTGAACCGGGGGTATTCCGGTTCTGGCGAGAAAATGGATGCCATCACGCTGGATAACCAGGTCGACGGCAGCTTTGATACCTGGGCGGTCAATCACCGCGTGCTGATCGGCATGGATTATCAGGATCGCAGCAACAATACCACCGGTTACTACGGTGGCTTCCCGGCGATTGATGCGTTCCATCCGGTGTACGGCGCGAACCCGGACTACATCACGATGTACGGCCAGGAGAAACACAAGCTGCGCCAGACGGGCTATTACCTGCAGGATCAGATGTCCATCGATCGCTGGCGTTTAACGCTCGGCGGGCGTTACGACCAGGTGAGCGTCTCGAACATTGATAAGCTGAATAATACCCGCAGCGATCTGGATAAGAACAATTTCAGTAGCCGTGCGGCGCTGTTATACCTCTTCGATAACGGTGTTGCGCCGTACATCAGCTATTCCACGGCCTTTACTCCAACCAGTTTTGCCGACGAGAACGGCCAAATTCTGGACCCAATGAAGGGCAAGCAGTGGGAAGCGGGTGTGAAATATGAGCCGGAAGGGATGAACAGCCAGTTCAGCGCGTCGGTGTTCCGCATCAATCAGAAAAATATCGCTACTAAAGAGGAGCCGACCGATCCGTATCGTTCTATCGGCGAAATCGAATCCGAAGGCGTAGAACTTGAGGCGATTGGTCAGCTGACTGACAGCCTGCGTATGCAGGCGGCGTATACTTACACCGATATTCGCTACAAGAAAAGCAGCCCGGAAGAAGAGGGCAAGCGCGCGGTGTACGCCCCACGCAATATGGCAAGCGCGTGGCTGAGTTACGATGTCAAAACCGGTCCGCTGGACGGCTTGACCATTGGGTCCGGCGTGCGTTACGTGAACGGCGTGACCAGCGATCGCCAGAACACGCACACGCTCCCGTCTTATACGCTGGTGGATATGGCGGTGGGCTACGATCTGTCGAAGGTCGGGCTGACGGGCGTGAGCGCGCAGCTTAACGTCAATAACCTGACCGACGAAAGCTACGTGGCGGCGTGTAACTCGCTCTCCTATTGCTACTTTGGTGCCGAGCGCAGCATCGTCGGCAGTGTATCGTGGAAGTTCTGA
- a CDS encoding PLP-dependent aminotransferase family protein, whose translation MTRYQHLANLLAERIEQGLYRNGERLPSVRALSQEHGVSISTIQQAYQILENLQLITPQPRSGYFVSQRKAQPPVPAMTRPVQRPVDVTQWDEVMMLLDARGDREMISFGGGSPDLTQASLKPLWREMSRIAQHNPCEMLSYDVLEGRQELREQIARLMLDGGSTVSADEIVITNGCHGALSIALLSVCKPGDIVAVESPSFHGTMQMLRGFDIKAIEIPTDPQTGISIEALELALDQWPIKAVILVPNCNNPLGFIMPEARKRQVLALAQRHDIVIVEDDIYGELAAEYPRPRTIHSFDIDGRVLLCSSFTKTVAPGLRVGWIVPGRYYDRVMHMKYAAGGFNVPATQMAVAAFIRDGHYHRHVRRMRQIYQQNMETFTCWVRQYFPAEICVTRPQGSFLLWVELPEQVDMVCVSKQLCALKIQAAAGSLFSASGKYRNCLRINVALPANEKNREALKKMGEAIHIAMEE comes from the coding sequence ATGACGCGCTATCAACATCTGGCCAATCTCCTGGCGGAACGTATTGAACAAGGGCTGTATCGTAACGGCGAGCGTTTGCCGTCGGTGCGCGCATTAAGCCAGGAACACGGCGTCAGTATCAGTACCATTCAGCAGGCCTATCAGATTCTGGAAAATCTCCAGCTCATCACCCCGCAGCCGCGTTCAGGTTATTTTGTTTCGCAGCGCAAAGCCCAGCCTCCCGTGCCCGCCATGACGCGCCCGGTACAGCGCCCCGTCGACGTGACCCAGTGGGATGAAGTGATGATGCTGCTGGATGCGCGTGGCGATCGCGAGATGATCTCTTTTGGCGGCGGTTCACCGGACTTGACCCAGGCGAGCCTGAAACCACTGTGGCGCGAAATGAGCCGGATTGCGCAGCATAACCCGTGCGAAATGCTGAGCTACGACGTGCTGGAAGGGCGGCAGGAACTGCGCGAGCAGATCGCACGCCTGATGCTCGACGGCGGTTCGACCGTTTCGGCGGATGAAATTGTCATCACTAACGGCTGTCACGGTGCGCTGTCGATCGCGCTGCTATCGGTATGCAAGCCGGGCGATATTGTGGCGGTGGAGTCGCCGTCATTCCATGGCACCATGCAGATGCTGCGCGGGTTTGATATCAAAGCCATTGAGATCCCGACCGATCCGCAAACGGGGATCAGCATTGAAGCCCTGGAACTGGCGCTGGATCAGTGGCCGATCAAGGCCGTGATTCTGGTACCTAACTGCAACAATCCGCTCGGTTTTATCATGCCGGAAGCGCGAAAACGGCAGGTTCTGGCCCTGGCGCAACGTCACGATATCGTGATTGTCGAAGATGATATTTATGGCGAGCTGGCGGCGGAATACCCGCGTCCGCGCACCATTCACTCTTTCGATATCGACGGCCGCGTGCTGCTGTGCAGCTCGTTTACCAAAACCGTTGCGCCTGGGCTGCGCGTGGGCTGGATTGTGCCGGGTCGCTATTATGATCGGGTGATGCACATGAAATATGCAGCGGGCGGGTTTAACGTTCCAGCCACGCAAATGGCGGTGGCGGCGTTTATTCGCGACGGGCATTACCATCGTCATGTGCGGCGTATGCGCCAGATTTACCAGCAAAATATGGAAACATTCACCTGCTGGGTACGCCAGTATTTTCCGGCTGAGATCTGCGTGACGCGCCCGCAAGGGAGTTTTTTACTGTGGGTGGAGTTGCCGGAACAGGTGGATATGGTCTGTGTCAGCAAGCAGCTGTGCGCGCTGAAAATCCAGGCCGCTGCGGGATCGCTGTTCTCCGCTTCCGGTAAATATCGCAACTGCCTGCGCATCAACGTTGCCCTGCCGGCGAACGAGAAAAACCGTGAGGCGCTGAAAAAAATGGGCGAGGCGATACATATCGCAATGGAGGAATAA
- a CDS encoding DUF1127 domain-containing protein, which translates to MEFNENRSARPFIGFVLIWRAFKQWRHRQQTRRILRAMSDEQLRDVGLTRYDA; encoded by the coding sequence ATGGAATTTAACGAAAATCGTTCAGCTCGACCGTTTATTGGCTTCGTTTTAATCTGGCGGGCATTTAAACAATGGCGTCATCGCCAACAAACGCGGCGTATTTTGCGGGCAATGAGTGACGAACAGTTGCGGGATGTCGGATTAACCCGTTATGACGCGTAA
- a CDS encoding DUF4282 domain-containing protein — MKSILGFDYLLTPRVLVFFYWIAMLFILIGGVYSMFTEHLFTGFFGMIFSLIGCRVMFELIMVAFKNNEYLRRIADNTSKNHAE; from the coding sequence ATGAAATCAATCCTGGGATTTGATTACCTGCTCACACCGCGAGTATTAGTCTTTTTCTACTGGATCGCCATGCTGTTTATTCTGATTGGCGGCGTGTATTCCATGTTTACCGAACATTTGTTCACCGGATTTTTCGGCATGATCTTCAGCCTGATTGGCTGTCGCGTGATGTTTGAATTAATTATGGTGGCCTTTAAGAATAACGAATATCTGCGCCGCATTGCGGATAACACCAGCAAAAATCACGCAGAATAA
- a CDS encoding PLP-dependent aminotransferase family protein, producing MKSGYHAIYTRYRDNIARGVLKPGDKVPAIRVLAEELKVARKTVETAYAILIGEGYLVSQGARGTRVNPDLNLPASRNAPTDQTTGMLPESLISQRERAGFLRPGIPALDCFPYKKWLLLAGQATRSMRQEEMLSPPVMGWYPLRQAIARYLNISRGLSCTAEQVLITSGYSGSLRLILDTLASRSDKVVFEDPGYFMGQQLLKRIVPRLHTVPVDRSGMDTDYLLRHHRDARFAIVTPSHQSPLAVTLSLPRKQQLLDWATQNDAWIIEDDYDGEFHYTRKVLPSLKSLDHHDRVIFMGTFSKTVMPSLRMGYVVMPASTVAAFTDCADIVTSGQPVLTQKILTTFLSEGHFFRHLKKMRALYQQRRDWMIAALHEVYGERFFTEQNDGGMHIVAFLTKGSDDRDVARIWQQHQLQVNALSEWYRGSGKRYGLVMGYNNVRSYEEALILLRKPLAETLRLLE from the coding sequence ATGAAATCGGGCTATCACGCTATTTATACCCGCTATCGCGACAACATTGCGCGCGGCGTGCTGAAGCCCGGCGATAAAGTGCCTGCCATTCGCGTGCTGGCCGAAGAGCTGAAAGTCGCGCGCAAAACGGTCGAAACGGCCTATGCCATTTTGATTGGTGAAGGCTATCTGGTGAGTCAGGGCGCGCGCGGCACACGGGTCAATCCGGATCTCAATCTTCCCGCCAGCCGGAACGCCCCTACGGATCAAACGACCGGAATGCTGCCCGAATCGCTGATAAGCCAGCGCGAACGCGCCGGTTTTCTGCGCCCCGGCATTCCGGCGCTGGACTGTTTCCCGTATAAAAAATGGCTGCTGCTGGCAGGCCAGGCGACGCGCTCGATGCGCCAGGAAGAGATGCTCAGCCCGCCCGTCATGGGCTGGTATCCGCTGCGCCAGGCGATCGCCCGCTATTTGAATATTTCGCGGGGATTATCCTGTACCGCTGAGCAAGTGCTGATCACCAGCGGGTACAGCGGCAGTTTGCGCCTGATTCTGGATACGCTCGCCAGTCGCAGCGATAAAGTGGTGTTTGAAGATCCGGGCTATTTTATGGGTCAGCAACTGCTTAAACGCATCGTTCCGCGCCTGCACACCGTGCCGGTGGATCGCTCCGGAATGGATACCGATTATCTGCTGCGTCATCATCGCGACGCCCGATTTGCCATCGTCACGCCTTCGCACCAAAGCCCGCTGGCGGTCACGCTTTCTCTTCCGCGCAAGCAGCAACTGCTCGACTGGGCGACTCAGAACGATGCGTGGATTATCGAAGATGATTATGACGGCGAATTCCATTACACGCGCAAAGTACTGCCATCGCTGAAAAGTCTGGATCATCACGATCGGGTGATTTTTATGGGAACCTTTAGTAAAACCGTGATGCCATCGTTGCGCATGGGCTATGTGGTGATGCCCGCCAGCACGGTCGCGGCGTTTACCGATTGCGCAGATATTGTCACCAGCGGCCAGCCGGTGTTGACGCAAAAGATCCTCACGACGTTTCTCAGCGAAGGGCACTTTTTCCGTCATCTCAAAAAGATGCGCGCGCTGTATCAGCAGCGGCGCGACTGGATGATCGCCGCGCTCCATGAAGTCTACGGCGAGCGGTTTTTCACCGAGCAAAACGATGGCGGCATGCACATTGTCGCGTTCCTGACGAAAGGCAGCGACGATCGCGACGTGGCGCGCATCTGGCAGCAGCATCAGCTCCAGGTCAATGCGTTATCCGAATGGTATCGCGGTTCCGGTAAACGTTATGGCCTGGTGATGGGCTATAACAATGTGCGCAGCTATGAAGAAGCGTTGATCCTTTTACGCAAACCCTTGGCTGAAACATTGCGCCTATTAGAATGA
- a CDS encoding carboxymuconolactone decarboxylase family protein yields the protein MSTRVNHHKATPALAKALSDLSMAIGKTSIDPALKHLIDIRVSQLNGCTFCLDMHSKEAKIAGERELRLYHLTAWRESPLFSAREKAALAFTEALTQIGPEGVSDELYRSVSEHFSDIEISELNFAIVAINAWNRLGITSRMEPGAMDVAYGLNKANLE from the coding sequence ATGAGCACTCGCGTCAACCACCACAAAGCCACCCCGGCACTTGCTAAAGCGCTGTCCGATCTGAGCATGGCGATCGGCAAAACGTCCATTGATCCTGCGCTCAAGCACCTGATCGACATCCGCGTTTCCCAGCTCAACGGCTGTACTTTCTGTCTGGATATGCATAGTAAAGAGGCGAAAATTGCTGGCGAGCGCGAACTGCGTCTTTACCACCTGACGGCATGGCGCGAATCGCCGCTGTTCAGCGCCCGTGAAAAAGCCGCGCTGGCCTTCACCGAAGCGCTGACGCAAATTGGCCCGGAAGGGGTGAGCGATGAGCTGTACCGGAGCGTGTCAGAACATTTCTCGGACATCGAGATTTCTGAGCTGAACTTTGCCATCGTGGCGATCAATGCCTGGAACCGTCTGGGCATCACCTCGCGCATGGAACCGGGCGCGATGGATGTGGCGTACGGCCTGAACAAAGCTAATCTGGAATAA
- a CDS encoding Rap1a/Tai family immunity protein encodes MELAHIIKVGIVHMMIRKIIFITFVILLSSNTQAKNKDGDYDGNDLYEAYKAYDSNNPTYKQMNQATLFMAYVRGVSDVLSLQNLICYPENVTVGQALDIVGNYLRDNPEKRNMSPSVLVGMPLMSKYPCSEKK; translated from the coding sequence GTGGAACTGGCCCACATCATAAAGGTGGGTATTGTTCATATGATGATTAGAAAAATTATATTTATTACATTTGTAATTTTATTATCATCAAATACACAAGCCAAAAATAAAGATGGTGACTATGATGGGAATGATTTATATGAAGCATACAAAGCCTATGACAGCAACAATCCCACATATAAACAAATGAATCAGGCAACATTGTTTATGGCATACGTAAGAGGGGTGTCGGATGTACTATCATTGCAAAATTTAATTTGTTATCCCGAAAACGTAACGGTAGGACAAGCATTAGATATCGTTGGCAATTACTTAAGAGATAACCCAGAAAAACGAAACATGTCTCCTTCTGTTCTTGTTGGCATGCCATTAATGTCAAAATACCCTTGTTCTGAAAAAAAATAG